The following proteins are co-located in the Paraphotobacterium marinum genome:
- a CDS encoding ABC transporter ATP-binding protein, whose protein sequence is MYNLFEKLTPSLSNKDLGPPPNKLFSFILHYLDGYKWQLFFLMLISAAIAILEVSLFGFMGDIVNWLSHKNTNDFFNTELQTLLIISVIILIVIPILSLIHSLISYQALQTNLWMNICWQTHRFLLQQRLSFYHNEFAGRIATKVIQTSQALRDSVLKIVDVFVYVSIYFGSVVFLMGTADKRLIFPILTWLILYIGLQIYFIPKLKKVSSTVAHHRSSITGKIVDSYTNITTVKAFSSSKDELYYSKPSFQKFLNSSYDQNRLLTKLGVCIQLLNYLLVFSVSLICIYLWSKNSISLGAIAIVISLSLRLNGMSQWIMYEVSALFQNIGTVLDGIELLNKANKKEQKTTKSDRQLFNGEIEFKNIDFQYEKHSDIKIINNLSLKISAGEKVGIVGRSGAGKSTLINLLLKFYDPNAGDIFLDKNNIDTLDINSLRKNIALVTQDTSLLHRSIKDNISYGEKEVSLEQIINAAKKAHAHNFITELKDSYNNTGYDVEVGDRGVKLSGGQRQRIAIARVILKNAPILILDEATSALDSETEHAIQSSLEFLMKNKTVIAIAHRLSTIAAMDKLIVMENGKIIEIGSHSELLRKNGIYSSLWQHQSGGFIGLN, encoded by the coding sequence ATTTATAATTTGTTTGAAAAGTTAACCCCATCTTTGTCGAATAAAGATCTTGGGCCTCCTCCAAACAAGCTATTTTCTTTTATTTTACATTATTTAGATGGTTACAAGTGGCAGTTATTTTTTTTAATGCTTATATCTGCTGCTATTGCTATTTTAGAAGTATCTCTTTTTGGCTTTATGGGAGACATCGTCAACTGGTTGTCGCATAAAAACACTAATGACTTTTTTAACACAGAACTTCAAACGTTGTTAATTATTTCGGTTATCATTTTGATCGTTATCCCTATACTATCTCTCATTCACAGTTTAATTTCTTATCAAGCTTTACAAACCAATTTATGGATGAATATATGTTGGCAAACACATAGATTTTTATTACAACAACGGTTAAGTTTTTATCACAATGAATTTGCAGGACGTATTGCAACCAAAGTTATTCAAACTTCACAGGCCTTGAGAGACAGTGTTTTAAAAATTGTGGACGTTTTTGTTTATGTATCTATTTATTTCGGTAGCGTAGTTTTTTTAATGGGAACTGCTGACAAAAGGCTTATTTTTCCAATCTTAACTTGGTTAATATTATATATCGGCTTACAAATTTATTTTATTCCAAAGTTAAAGAAAGTATCTTCAACAGTCGCTCATCATCGTTCTTCCATTACAGGGAAAATTGTAGATAGTTATACAAATATTACAACAGTTAAGGCCTTTTCTTCTTCAAAAGATGAACTGTATTATTCAAAGCCCTCTTTCCAAAAGTTTTTAAACTCGTCATACGATCAAAACAGGTTACTTACAAAATTAGGAGTTTGTATCCAGCTACTAAACTACCTTCTTGTTTTTTCTGTCTCTTTGATATGTATTTATTTGTGGTCTAAGAACTCAATCTCTCTCGGTGCAATTGCAATTGTTATCTCTCTTTCTTTAAGATTAAATGGAATGTCACAATGGATAATGTATGAAGTGTCTGCTCTTTTCCAAAACATAGGTACAGTTCTTGATGGTATAGAGTTACTAAATAAAGCCAATAAAAAAGAACAAAAAACAACAAAATCTGATAGGCAATTATTTAATGGAGAAATTGAGTTTAAAAATATTGATTTTCAATATGAAAAACATAGTGACATTAAAATCATTAATAATTTATCTCTAAAAATTTCTGCTGGAGAGAAAGTTGGTATTGTGGGTCGCTCTGGAGCAGGAAAATCAACACTTATAAATTTACTTCTTAAATTTTACGATCCCAATGCAGGAGATATTTTCTTGGATAAAAATAACATAGATACTTTAGATATTAATTCATTAAGAAAAAATATTGCATTAGTCACTCAAGACACATCCTTACTTCATAGAAGTATAAAAGATAATATCAGCTATGGAGAAAAAGAGGTTTCTCTAGAACAAATTATTAATGCCGCAAAAAAAGCTCATGCACATAACTTTATTACCGAGTTGAAAGATTCATACAATAATACTGGTTATGATGTAGAAGTCGGAGATCGTGGTGTAAAGTTGTCTGGTGGGCAGAGACAACGAATTGCTATTGCGCGAGTTATACTCAAAAATGCCCCAATATTGATACTCGATGAAGCCACTTCAGCATTAGATTCAGAGACTGAACATGCAATTCAAAGTAGTTTGGAGTTTCTGATGAAAAATAAAACAGTCATTGCAATTGCTCATAGGCTATCAACCATCGCAGCAATGGATAAGTTGATTGTTATGGAAAATGGTAAAATTATTGAAATTGGAAGCCATTCTGAGTTATTGAGAAAGAATGGCATTTATTCTAGTTTATGGCAACATCAATCTGGTGGTTTTATTGGTTTGAATTAA
- a CDS encoding HAD family hydrolase — protein sequence MIRAICFDFDGTLVDSEVIHTNIWLEFLKHFNIKYTEEEFTDLYTGLPTPFVSEKLVDQYKLPMSPQEFTHEKVSFARKKLNQRAFPLQPHANELLQFAKQHYQISLVTGSGLNVISPTLKQNNWFELFEYIITADDVTNNKPYPDSYMLACKKMNVLPNESLAIEDSFTGYTAAKNAGLKTILLPNTPSVTQKKITPLKMFNNLKELEEWLKNNL from the coding sequence ATGATTCGCGCTATATGCTTTGACTTTGATGGAACACTTGTTGACTCTGAGGTTATTCACACCAACATTTGGTTAGAGTTTTTAAAACATTTTAATATCAAATACACTGAAGAAGAGTTCACAGATTTATATACAGGACTTCCGACACCATTTGTATCGGAAAAACTCGTTGACCAATACAAACTTCCAATGTCTCCCCAAGAATTTACCCATGAAAAAGTATCATTTGCAAGAAAGAAATTGAACCAAAGAGCATTTCCACTTCAACCTCATGCAAATGAACTTCTCCAGTTTGCAAAACAACATTATCAAATTTCTCTTGTTACAGGCTCTGGCCTCAATGTAATAAGTCCAACACTTAAACAGAATAATTGGTTTGAATTATTTGAATACATTATTACCGCTGATGATGTAACAAACAACAAACCATATCCTGATAGTTACATGCTTGCCTGTAAAAAAATGAATGTATTACCAAATGAAAGCTTGGCCATTGAAGATAGCTTTACAGGATATACGGCAGCCAAAAATGCTGGTTTAAAGACTATTCTGCTCCCTAACACCCCAAGTGTTACTCAAAAAAAAATAACGCCATTAAAAATGTTTAATAACTTAAAAGAGTTAGAGGAATGGTTAAAGAACAACCTATAA
- a CDS encoding MaoC/PaaZ C-terminal domain-containing protein, with amino-acid sequence MRVPKLLIFNHIEAAKTIASITTKKMLKTSYSRAPFITHLKKEVRTPSKSLIFHYSNWVSASQNKYKDRIPPHLFCQYALPICIRQIAQTSYNLKTIINQGCKLTVYQDIPCQTKLLLKVKIVEIEQTSKHALIHQVIYVHTKSRKLALKVDIYSKFLLSRSRSITRNPTKLDDFDTICQWDISEQDGLNFAFLTGDFNPLHWLDPVAKKSIFKGKVLHGFGVFAKIYEQIELFNKTQIKSVDVKFVRPAKIPSQDLQLLQEKTDSKVKSICLKDKNNKVLLIGNVNLQ; translated from the coding sequence ATGCGAGTTCCGAAACTACTAATTTTTAATCATATTGAAGCAGCAAAAACAATTGCAAGTATTACTACAAAAAAAATGCTAAAAACTTCATATAGTCGAGCTCCATTCATAACTCACCTAAAAAAAGAGGTCAGAACTCCCAGTAAAAGTTTAATTTTTCATTACAGTAATTGGGTATCTGCATCTCAAAATAAATATAAAGATCGCATACCTCCTCACCTTTTTTGTCAATACGCCCTCCCAATTTGCATAAGACAAATTGCACAAACATCTTACAACTTAAAAACAATTATAAACCAAGGTTGTAAACTTACTGTTTATCAAGATATTCCGTGCCAAACTAAATTACTATTGAAAGTTAAAATAGTTGAAATTGAACAAACGTCTAAACATGCTTTAATTCATCAAGTCATATATGTGCATACCAAATCAAGAAAATTAGCTCTTAAAGTAGACATTTATTCAAAATTTCTTTTAAGCAGATCAAGAAGCATAACTAGAAATCCAACAAAGCTAGATGATTTTGATACTATTTGCCAATGGGATATTTCTGAACAGGATGGTTTAAACTTTGCTTTCTTAACTGGTGATTTCAATCCACTACATTGGTTAGATCCCGTTGCAAAAAAAAGTATCTTTAAAGGTAAAGTCTTACATGGATTTGGCGTTTTTGCAAAAATTTATGAGCAAATTGAATTATTTAACAAAACACAAATTAAAAGTGTAGATGTTAAATTTGTTCGTCCAGCGAAAATACCAAGTCAAGATTTACAGCTGTTACAGGAAAAAACAGACTCAAAAGTTAAATCTATTTGCCTTAAAGATAAAAACAACAAAGTTTTATTAATAGGAAATGTAAATTTACAATAA
- the yciA gene encoding acyl-CoA thioester hydrolase YciA, with translation MNEIENPKGHLLLRTLAMPADSNANGDIFGGWIMSQIDLAGGMLAKEISQGRVVTIHVSDILFKKPVEIGDVVCCYGECTKIGTSSMTIDLEVWVKPVTTEGVGKRYKVCEATFKYVAVNNLGRPREINKDKKH, from the coding sequence ATGAATGAAATTGAAAATCCAAAAGGACATCTTTTGTTAAGGACTTTAGCAATGCCTGCTGATAGTAACGCCAATGGGGATATTTTTGGTGGATGGATCATGTCACAAATAGATTTAGCTGGAGGCATGTTAGCAAAAGAAATTTCACAAGGTAGAGTAGTAACAATACATGTAAGTGATATTCTCTTCAAAAAACCAGTTGAAATTGGCGACGTCGTCTGCTGTTATGGTGAGTGTACTAAAATTGGCACATCATCTATGACTATTGATTTAGAGGTTTGGGTAAAACCTGTAACTACAGAAGGTGTTGGTAAAAGGTATAAAGTTTGTGAGGCAACATTCAAATATGTCGCTGTAAATAATTTAGGCCGTCCAAGAGAAATAAATAAAGATAAAAAACATTAA
- a CDS encoding alpha/beta fold hydrolase — protein sequence MFKRKLKINNNLSVNYYQSHTKHLNDYLKKTPVILIHGIYGNSEIFKNNFFEYFADDNLVFALDFVEDANTSLLNTHVRQLNFLLEHIGRPCNIVSFSFGGVIAQKSAETHNELIKKLVLVSSPPPVTLSVVQLNLMLKYPRLAFAFNHCLLAHKSYEVLPWIIEPIRKAMFLNDRHEDEYFNFLHNGFSLNLQYYYNNIDHIINLESLKKIKKLVISLNDDMMIDCSLTQMGANLLGADIQSFDNIGHAVPFSNLWKDVAEYISLWMNIN from the coding sequence ATGTTTAAGAGAAAATTGAAGATAAATAATAATTTATCAGTAAATTATTATCAAAGTCATACGAAGCACTTAAATGATTATCTAAAAAAAACGCCTGTAATACTTATACATGGGATATATGGTAATAGCGAAATTTTTAAAAATAACTTTTTTGAATACTTTGCAGACGATAATCTCGTTTTTGCACTTGATTTTGTTGAAGATGCTAATACATCTTTGTTAAACACTCATGTTAGGCAATTAAATTTTTTATTAGAACATATTGGTCGGCCCTGTAATATCGTTAGTTTTTCTTTTGGGGGTGTTATTGCTCAGAAATCTGCAGAAACTCACAATGAATTGATTAAAAAATTAGTCTTAGTATCTTCTCCACCTCCTGTAACACTGTCGGTTGTTCAGTTAAATTTAATGTTGAAATATCCTCGTCTTGCTTTTGCATTTAATCATTGTCTTTTAGCTCATAAAAGCTATGAAGTACTTCCATGGATCATTGAACCTATCAGAAAAGCAATGTTTTTAAATGACAGACATGAAGATGAATACTTTAACTTTTTGCATAATGGTTTTTCATTAAATTTGCAATATTATTATAATAATATAGACCACATAATAAATTTAGAATCTCTCAAGAAGATAAAAAAATTAGTTATAAGTTTAAATGATGACATGATGATTGATTGTTCATTGACCCAAATGGGAGCTAACCTTTTAGGAGCAGATATTCAAAGCTTTGATAATATTGGTCATGCTGTTCCTTTTTCAAATCTATGGAAGGATGTTGCAGAATATATTTCATTGTGGATGAATATAAACTAA